AAAACATCGGAAACGACCGAAACGGCTATCGAATCCGGGAATCCTGTAAACACGGGAGCGGAGCAGCGGGACGGAAAAGCAGAGATCGTCCTGTCCTCGGATGACAGGATGAGGTTTGATCTAAGCACCATCGAGGTATTTGAAGGACAGACCGTGCAGTTGACCCTTAAGCACACGGGTACGATGTCAAAACAGTCAATGGGCCATAATTTTGTCCTGCTGGCTCAGGGAGTGGACGTAAATGCATTCGGACAGAAGGCAGCCTCGGCCTCTTCCACCGAATATATTCCACAGGACGAAACGGGTGACATCATAGCCTATACCCGGCTGATCGGTGGTGGGGAAAGCGATACCATCGAGTTTCCGGCGCTGGCAAAAGGAATCTATGATTTTATATGTTCCTTTCCGGGACATTACGGCATTATGAAAGGTAAATTTGTCGTAAAATAAGGATAGCTACCGGTTGTCGGATAAACGGATGGAGCAGGATTAGACAGACAGTTTTTGTTTACCCTGCTTTTGACATACTTAATCAAACTAAACTAAAATGAAAGATCACGAAATAGTCGATCAGATCCTTGAACGTATCAGGACATTATACCCATCGTACGGCATAGCCCCTTACTCGGTATCGGCCGATGCCATCAGCGAGCCGGTTATTGATATACTGCCCGGTATTCAGGAAGATTTTAGCCACATAGTCTCCATATCCGTTTGGAATGAC
The Sphingobacterium daejeonense genome window above contains:
- a CDS encoding azurin; translated protein: MELKKKMAVFMTASVLLVSCGENKKTSETTETAIESGNPVNTGAEQRDGKAEIVLSSDDRMRFDLSTIEVFEGQTVQLTLKHTGTMSKQSMGHNFVLLAQGVDVNAFGQKAASASSTEYIPQDETGDIIAYTRLIGGGESDTIEFPALAKGIYDFICSFPGHYGIMKGKFVVK